Proteins encoded together in one Orcinus orca chromosome 13, mOrcOrc1.1, whole genome shotgun sequence window:
- the CD207 gene encoding C-type lectin domain family 4 member K: protein MPPKPSPTLRKPPPKTRPSLVLGRLLTVRAAVIFLMLVLVASVLLQAILYPWFMGTVSDVKTNAQLLKGRVDNISTLSSEIKRNRGGVAAAGFQVQMVNASLDRVRSQIRRLETSVKEANARLQMLTSSWEEVDKFNAQIPELKNDLDKASALNTKVRGLQGGLENISQLFQQQNDILQMVSQGWKYFRGNFYYSSQVTRTWYSAQQFCLSRDSHLTSVTSESEQEFLHRTAGRLLYWIGLSKAGSVGYWYWVDDSLFNKVQSVKFWIPGEPNNTGNNEHCADIKMSSSQSWNDASCDNEFLFICERPYMPSEPFSSELVLNLIN from the exons AGCCTCCTCCCAAGACGCGTCCATCTCTGGTTCTGGGAAGACTTCTCACAGTCCGTGCTGCAGTCATCTTCCTGATGCTGGTCCTGGTCGCCTCCGTCCTGCTGCAGGCCATTCTCT ATCCCTGGTTTATGGGCACAGTATCGGATGTCAAGACCAATGCCCAGTTGCTGAAAGGTCGTGTGGACAACATCAGCACCCTGAGTTCTGAAATAAAGAGGAATAGAGGTGGCGTGGCGGCAGCTGGCTTTCAGGTCCAGATGGTGAATGCCAGCCTGGATCGTGTGCGTTCTCAGATCCGGAGGTTGGAAACCAGCGTGAAGGAAGCCAATGCACGGCTGCAGATGCTAACAAGTAGTTGGGAAGAAGTCGATAAGTTCAATGCTCAAATCCCGGAGCTAAAAAACGATTTGGATAAAGCCAGTGCTTTAAACACAAAGGTCCGGGGACTCCAGGGAGGTTTGGAGAATATCAGCCAGTTGTTCCAACAGCAAA ATGACATCCTACAGATGGTTTCTCAAGGCTGGAAGTACTTCAGGGGGAACTTCTATTACTCTTCTCAAGTCACAAGGACCTGGTACAGTGCCCAGCAGTTCTGCTTGTCCAGGGATTCACACTTGACTTCAGTGACCTCAGAGAGTGAACAG GAGTTTCTCCACAGGACTGCAGGCAGACTTCTCTATTGGATCGGCCTGAGCAAAGCAGGGAGTGTGGGGTACTGGTACTGGGTGGATGACTCGCTGTTCAACAAGGTCCAGAGTGTGAA gtTCTGGATTCCAGGTGAGCCCAACAACACTGGGAACAATGAACACTGTGCTGATATAAAGATGTCCTCATCGCAGTCATGGAATGATGCCTCCTGTGAcaatgaatttctttttatctgtGAACGACCCTACATGCCATCAGAACCAT